From Pseudomonas vanderleydeniana, the proteins below share one genomic window:
- a CDS encoding tyrosine-type recombinase/integrase, with product MARTTAPLTDTACRTAKPREREYKLFDGDGLYLLVQPNGRKGWRLRYVKPDGREGLTALGSYPVVGLGDARRKRFTIRQQLANGIDPIQSKQQAKTQAVINGRTFESVALDWHASMVPKWAPGHAKTVLSRLKTYVFPLIGARAIVELDTHDLMQPLEAVTKRGTIDVALRIKNYLQSIMREAKRLRLITANPAHDLDGSIKTPRVTHRPALPLSRLPELLACIEDYRGRPLTRLTVMLSLHVFVRSSELRFARWNEFDLKRGIWEIPDTRPALDGVPFSTRGTKMAGDIHVVPLSPQAVGLLEQIHAITGKFDLVFAGDAKPWKPMSENTVNAALRTMGYDTKVDICGHGFRAMACSALVESGLWSEIAIERQMSHKERNNVRAAYTHKAEFLEERRMIMTWWSRFLKANREDHVTPHEFAKQTGENVTRLRSAKRTE from the coding sequence ATGGCCCGCACCACCGCCCCGCTTACCGACACCGCCTGTCGCACGGCAAAGCCCAGAGAGCGCGAGTACAAGCTCTTCGACGGCGACGGTCTCTACCTGCTTGTGCAACCCAACGGCCGCAAAGGCTGGCGGCTCAGGTACGTGAAACCCGATGGCCGCGAAGGCCTGACGGCCCTCGGCAGCTATCCGGTGGTCGGGCTGGGTGACGCACGCCGCAAGCGCTTCACGATCAGGCAGCAGCTTGCCAACGGCATAGACCCCATCCAATCCAAGCAACAAGCCAAGACCCAGGCCGTGATCAACGGCCGCACCTTCGAAAGCGTTGCGCTCGACTGGCATGCGAGCATGGTGCCCAAGTGGGCGCCCGGCCACGCCAAGACTGTGCTCAGCCGATTGAAGACCTACGTGTTCCCTTTAATCGGTGCCAGAGCAATCGTTGAGCTGGACACCCACGACCTCATGCAGCCACTGGAAGCCGTGACGAAGCGCGGCACCATCGACGTGGCGCTCAGGATCAAGAACTACCTGCAAAGCATCATGCGCGAGGCCAAACGGCTGCGACTGATTACCGCGAACCCGGCTCACGATCTCGATGGCTCGATCAAGACACCACGGGTAACTCACAGACCCGCACTACCCCTATCGCGGCTGCCAGAGCTACTGGCATGTATCGAGGACTACAGAGGTCGCCCGCTCACGCGCCTCACGGTGATGCTGTCGTTGCATGTATTCGTACGTTCCAGCGAACTGCGCTTCGCCCGTTGGAACGAGTTCGACCTCAAGCGCGGAATCTGGGAAATCCCCGACACCCGCCCGGCACTCGACGGCGTACCGTTTTCCACAAGGGGTACGAAAATGGCTGGAGACATTCACGTTGTACCCTTATCGCCGCAAGCAGTGGGCTTGCTTGAGCAGATCCACGCGATCACCGGCAAATTCGACCTGGTGTTCGCGGGGGATGCCAAACCTTGGAAGCCGATGTCCGAGAACACAGTGAATGCCGCGCTCAGGACGATGGGCTACGACACCAAGGTGGATATCTGCGGCCACGGGTTCCGAGCCATGGCGTGCAGTGCGCTGGTCGAGTCCGGGCTGTGGTCAGAGATAGCGATCGAGCGCCAGATGAGCCACAAGGAACGCAACAACGTGCGCGCCGCCTATACCCACAAGGCCGAGTTCCTCGAAGAGCGCCGGATGATCATGACCTGGTGGAGCAGGTTTCTGAAGGCGAACCGCGAGGATCATGTGACACCGCATGAGTTTGCCAAGCAAACGGGCGAGAACGTCACGCGCCTTCGCAGTGCCAAGAGGACCGAGTAG
- a CDS encoding type II toxin-antitoxin system RelB/DinJ family antitoxin, with amino-acid sequence MASINVRIDDDLKTRAYRELEKLGVTPSELMRQVLQYVVERGQLPFKPVLMTEEDETLLATVRELLAAPQRVKVSMNDLLP; translated from the coding sequence ATGGCATCCATCAATGTCCGTATCGATGACGATCTCAAAACGCGAGCCTATCGCGAGCTTGAGAAGCTGGGAGTCACGCCTTCCGAGCTGATGCGCCAGGTTTTGCAGTATGTAGTCGAGCGTGGGCAGCTACCTTTCAAGCCGGTCTTGATGACTGAAGAAGACGAGACTCTACTTGCAACCGTGCGCGAGCTACTGGCTGCACCTCAGCGAGTGAAGGTTTCGATGAATGACCTGTTGCCTTGA
- a CDS encoding carboxymuconolactone decarboxylase family protein: MTQRLDYFAAAPQGYKALGGVKSYVQGCGLSPQLIDLVYLRVSQINGCAYCINQHSRDLLKLGVSADKVQLVPVWREAESLFETRERAALAWAERVTLVHQTAIPDADYQAVAAVFGEKELADLTLAIGLMNALNRVGVGFRLVPPGVREHEEVARGQ, encoded by the coding sequence ATGACACAACGTCTCGATTATTTTGCCGCCGCACCCCAGGGCTACAAGGCGCTGGGCGGCGTGAAAAGTTATGTACAGGGCTGCGGGCTGTCACCCCAGCTGATCGACCTGGTGTACCTGCGGGTTTCGCAGATCAATGGCTGCGCCTACTGCATCAACCAGCACTCGCGGGATCTGCTCAAGCTGGGCGTCAGCGCCGACAAGGTACAACTGGTGCCGGTGTGGCGCGAGGCCGAGTCGTTGTTCGAGACGCGTGAACGTGCTGCCCTGGCCTGGGCCGAGAGGGTGACCCTGGTGCACCAGACCGCGATTCCGGATGCGGACTACCAGGCCGTTGCGGCGGTGTTCGGCGAGAAGGAACTGGCTGACCTGACCTTGGCGATCGGTCTGATGAATGCCCTGAACCGTGTCGGCGTCGGCTTTCGCCTGGTGCCGCCCGGTGTTCGTGAGCATGAGGAGGTCGCCCGTGGACAGTGA
- a CDS encoding DUF262 domain-containing protein translates to MNDSNTADVDIVEMEPEGEGLSGFEKKYKAQMRQIVTQKLDIPISTLPAMLDDNIKINPEFQRRDRWDEERQSRLIESLLMNVPVPPVFLGEDDYGFYVVLDGRQRLTAIQNFLNNTLALKGLVVWDDLNGLRFNDLVKRGLDKHLTRRFLSAIALLKESSPAIKYDVFDRLNTGGVKANEMEVRNAVFRGPFTDALHKLSRHPDFCKAWEIPVDPIEAQSNPIYQKMIDLSIVLRFFALSDPEKIDTTFKDFLGEFMEERNKLYIADPKLEKMDAERFERAVVNSLAVFGTNSFRNPSKMMKGPPSLPIAEAIMIGLSEYDPALITEEIAAQIKADFTTLCSDPDFLKSVSSGTNGKGAIKTRINKARDMFSSHLKKKP, encoded by the coding sequence ATGAACGATTCAAATACTGCGGACGTCGATATTGTCGAAATGGAACCAGAGGGAGAAGGACTTTCTGGCTTCGAGAAAAAGTACAAGGCGCAAATGCGCCAAATTGTTACACAGAAGCTTGATATCCCGATATCCACACTTCCTGCAATGCTTGATGATAACATTAAAATTAATCCTGAGTTTCAACGTCGTGATCGCTGGGATGAAGAAAGACAATCACGTTTAATCGAATCTCTTTTGATGAACGTCCCTGTCCCACCAGTATTTTTAGGCGAGGATGATTACGGTTTTTATGTTGTCTTAGATGGCAGACAACGCCTCACCGCAATCCAGAACTTTCTAAATAACACTTTAGCCTTGAAGGGGCTAGTAGTCTGGGACGACTTGAATGGACTTAGATTCAATGACCTTGTCAAAAGAGGTCTGGATAAGCACCTAACTAGACGCTTCCTTTCAGCAATTGCTCTACTTAAAGAATCTTCCCCGGCCATTAAATATGATGTCTTTGATCGTCTCAACACAGGCGGCGTCAAAGCTAATGAAATGGAAGTTCGCAATGCTGTCTTCCGAGGGCCTTTTACGGATGCATTGCATAAACTGTCACGCCACCCAGATTTTTGTAAAGCATGGGAAATACCTGTAGACCCGATTGAGGCTCAATCCAATCCGATCTACCAGAAGATGATCGACCTTTCCATTGTTTTGCGCTTCTTCGCTCTTTCTGATCCAGAAAAGATTGATACCACTTTCAAAGACTTTCTCGGAGAGTTCATGGAGGAGCGTAACAAGCTATATATTGCAGATCCAAAACTTGAAAAAATGGATGCAGAACGCTTTGAGCGCGCAGTAGTAAATAGCCTTGCTGTATTTGGTACGAATTCTTTCAGAAACCCTTCAAAGATGATGAAGGGTCCACCGTCACTCCCAATTGCTGAAGCAATTATGATCGGCTTGTCAGAGTACGACCCGGCGTTAATAACAGAAGAAATTGCAGCACAAATAAAGGCTGATTTCACGACGCTTTGTAGCGACCCAGATTTCCTCAAGTCTGTATCAAGCGGCACCAATGGAAAAGGCGCCATTAAAACCAGGATAAACAAAGCGAGGGATATGTTTAGCTCGCACCTCAAAAAGAAACCTTGA
- a CDS encoding ABC transporter permease: MEWEVIIKWLPKFFQGAALTLELLGIAVVLGLILAVPLGIARASKLRYVQALPYCYIFFFRGTPLLVQLFLVYYGLAQFDVVRDSFMWPYLRDPFWCAAATMTLHTTAYIAEILRGAIQAIPPGEIEAARALGMSRPKALFYIILPRAARIGLPAYSNEVILMLKASSLASTVTLLELTGMTRTIIARNYLTVDMFFTAGVFYLAISFLLVQAFKLLERWMRVDACQGR; encoded by the coding sequence ATGGAATGGGAAGTCATCATCAAATGGCTGCCGAAGTTCTTCCAGGGCGCGGCCTTGACGCTTGAGCTGCTGGGCATCGCCGTGGTGCTGGGACTGATCCTCGCCGTGCCGCTGGGCATCGCCCGGGCGTCGAAGCTGCGCTACGTGCAGGCCCTGCCCTACTGCTACATCTTCTTCTTCCGCGGCACGCCGCTGCTGGTGCAGCTGTTCCTGGTGTACTACGGCCTGGCGCAGTTCGACGTGGTCCGCGACAGCTTCATGTGGCCGTACCTGCGTGACCCGTTCTGGTGCGCGGCGGCGACCATGACCCTGCATACCACCGCCTACATCGCCGAGATCCTGCGCGGCGCCATCCAGGCCATACCGCCGGGCGAGATCGAGGCGGCGCGGGCACTGGGCATGTCGCGACCCAAGGCACTGTTCTACATCATCCTGCCACGGGCGGCGCGCATCGGCCTGCCGGCCTACAGCAACGAAGTGATCCTGATGCTCAAGGCCAGCTCGCTGGCGAGTACCGTGACCCTGCTGGAACTGACCGGCATGACCCGGACCATCATCGCGCGCAACTACCTGACGGTGGACATGTTCTTCACCGCCGGGGTGTTCTACCTGGCGATTTCGTTCCTGCTGGTGCAGGCGTTCAAGCTGCTGGAACGCTGGATGCGAGTCGACGCCTGCCAGGGGCGCTGA
- a CDS encoding PLP-dependent aminotransferase family protein produces the protein MPPASAAVAEPGVPKYLVVYRRIRGAIADGQLRPGDRVPSVRALAAELNLARGTVEAAYALLVSEGYLTARGQAGTIIALDLPSAPGKPAANSTSTEQEQPLPLQLGMPALDAFPRKLWARLITQRARQTDSASLGFSDPRGYAPLRAAIAQYLGLYRGVQCTPDQVFICSGYNAVLERVCESLEMAGQDCWFEDPGYLHARQILLNRGVKLIPVAVDSDGLQVQQGIRQAPAARLAIVSPAHQSPLGVALSPARRQALLDWAREHSSWVLEDDYDSEFRYRGRPLPALKSQDQHDRVLYAGTFSKMLFPGLRLAYLVVPRAQVERFEQLARLLRNRCPELLQATVSDFLNQGHFTRHLKKMRQLYSVRRALLVKALEDVCGGRLKVDPQAGGINLLVRLLVDVPDTQVARRARAAGLAIEALSHWQLTAGKEGGLLMGFTNVASAEQAREVAARLLAVILEARPDGG, from the coding sequence ATGCCCCCAGCCAGTGCCGCTGTCGCCGAACCGGGTGTACCGAAGTACCTGGTGGTCTATCGACGCATTCGCGGGGCGATCGCCGACGGCCAGTTGCGGCCCGGCGACCGGGTACCCTCGGTACGCGCCCTCGCCGCCGAACTCAACCTGGCACGAGGCACCGTCGAGGCCGCCTATGCGCTGCTGGTCAGCGAAGGCTACCTGACGGCCCGTGGCCAGGCTGGCACCATCATCGCCCTGGACCTGCCCAGCGCTCCGGGCAAGCCGGCTGCCAACAGCACGTCGACCGAACAGGAGCAACCGCTGCCACTGCAACTGGGCATGCCGGCCCTGGACGCCTTCCCGCGCAAGCTCTGGGCCCGCCTGATCACCCAACGCGCCCGCCAGACCGACAGCGCCAGCCTCGGCTTCAGCGACCCGCGTGGCTACGCGCCCCTGCGCGCAGCCATCGCCCAGTACCTGGGCCTGTACCGAGGCGTGCAATGCACGCCGGACCAGGTGTTCATCTGCAGCGGCTACAACGCCGTACTCGAACGGGTTTGCGAGAGCCTGGAAATGGCCGGCCAGGACTGCTGGTTCGAAGATCCCGGCTACCTGCATGCGCGGCAGATCCTGCTCAATCGTGGCGTGAAACTGATCCCGGTGGCGGTCGACAGCGACGGCCTGCAGGTGCAGCAAGGCATCCGCCAAGCACCGGCGGCACGGCTGGCGATCGTCAGCCCGGCCCACCAGAGCCCGCTGGGCGTCGCCTTGAGCCCGGCGCGCCGCCAGGCCCTGCTCGACTGGGCACGAGAGCACTCCAGCTGGGTACTGGAAGACGACTACGACAGCGAATTCCGCTACCGCGGCCGGCCCCTGCCCGCCCTGAAGAGCCAGGACCAGCACGACCGCGTGCTGTATGCCGGCACCTTCAGCAAGATGCTGTTCCCCGGCCTGCGCCTGGCCTACCTGGTGGTGCCACGAGCCCAGGTCGAACGCTTCGAACAGCTCGCCCGGCTGCTGCGCAACCGCTGCCCGGAACTGCTGCAGGCGACAGTCAGCGACTTCCTCAACCAAGGCCATTTCACCCGTCACCTGAAGAAAATGCGCCAGCTGTACAGCGTGCGCCGGGCGCTGCTGGTCAAGGCGCTGGAAGACGTGTGCGGCGGCAGGCTCAAGGTCGATCCGCAGGCGGGCGGGATCAACCTGCTGGTGCGGCTACTGGTCGATGTGCCGGATACCCAGGTCGCCCGGCGCGCACGGGCGGCGGGGCTGGCCATCGAGGCCCTGTCGCACTGGCAACTGACGGCCGGCAAGGAAGGCGGCCTGCTGATGGGCTTTACCAACGTGGCCTCGGCCGAACAAGCGCGCGAAGTGGCTGCCAGACTGCTGGCGGTGATCCTGGAAGCGCGCCCAGACGGCGGATAG
- a CDS encoding MAE_28990/MAE_18760 family HEPN-like nuclease produces the protein MDNNFIATDDFLSSLETIEEVALSLSTPAALKPNQLACTNAISCSVIVLLSGYFESYLKNIVKDYIEAINNLNKPISQIPVTMRLKHYSGGADALVNASKKDKKLKSTNISEDLARRLGSLDQPKYYLAWESFANTKSNPGTETVTTLLSGLEIEKAWNSIDDLNKSHGRLDLFLTSFIEMRNVCAHTGRHHTPPSGADLIDYVEKFKSLAECIDMVIGLRLANFA, from the coding sequence ATGGACAACAATTTTATAGCCACGGATGACTTTTTAAGCTCTCTTGAAACGATTGAAGAAGTAGCACTATCGCTATCAACTCCAGCAGCGCTAAAACCTAACCAACTCGCCTGCACAAATGCAATAAGCTGCTCGGTTATAGTACTACTTAGCGGGTACTTTGAAAGCTACCTCAAGAATATAGTAAAAGACTATATAGAAGCCATCAACAACTTAAACAAACCTATAAGCCAAATTCCGGTCACTATGCGACTTAAGCATTACTCTGGCGGTGCGGACGCCTTAGTAAACGCTAGCAAAAAAGACAAAAAACTTAAATCAACAAATATATCAGAAGACCTAGCCAGACGACTAGGATCTTTAGATCAACCAAAATACTATCTCGCCTGGGAGTCATTTGCCAATACAAAATCGAATCCTGGTACAGAAACTGTTACAACACTACTGTCTGGTCTTGAAATCGAAAAGGCTTGGAATTCGATTGATGACCTAAACAAGTCTCATGGGCGATTAGACCTATTTCTTACGTCTTTCATAGAGATGCGTAATGTGTGCGCCCATACAGGTCGTCATCACACACCCCCTTCTGGAGCTGATCTAATAGACTATGTTGAAAAATTTAAAAGCCTGGCTGAATGCATCGACATGGTGATAGGTTTACGACTAGCAAATTTTGCATAG
- a CDS encoding ABC transporter permease, with product MNIDLYGFGPVLAAGALMTVKLALSALCLGLVLGLLGALAKTSPYKPLQWLGGTYSTLVRGVPELLWVLLIYYGTVNLMSALGDLFGNPDLALSPFAAGVIALGLCFGAYATEVFRGAILAIPKGHREAGVALGMSRPRIFTRLILPQMWRIALPGLGNLFMILMKDTALVSVISLEEIMRQAQNAVQFTKLPFTFYLVAAFMYLGLTILSMIGMHFLEKRAARGFVRTT from the coding sequence ATGAATATTGATCTCTACGGATTCGGCCCGGTGCTTGCCGCCGGTGCGCTGATGACCGTCAAGCTCGCGCTCTCGGCCCTGTGCCTGGGACTGGTGCTCGGGCTACTCGGTGCATTGGCCAAGACTTCCCCCTACAAGCCGCTGCAATGGCTGGGAGGCACCTATTCGACCCTGGTCCGCGGCGTCCCGGAATTGCTCTGGGTGCTGCTGATCTATTACGGCACCGTCAACCTGATGAGCGCCCTGGGTGACCTGTTCGGCAACCCCGACCTGGCCCTGAGCCCCTTCGCCGCCGGTGTCATCGCCCTGGGCCTGTGCTTCGGCGCCTACGCCACGGAAGTGTTCCGCGGGGCGATCCTGGCGATTCCCAAGGGCCATCGTGAAGCCGGCGTCGCGCTGGGCATGTCCCGGCCGCGGATCTTCACCCGGCTGATCCTGCCGCAGATGTGGCGCATCGCCCTGCCCGGGCTGGGCAACCTGTTCATGATCCTGATGAAGGACACCGCCCTGGTGTCGGTCATCAGCCTGGAAGAAATCATGCGCCAGGCACAGAACGCCGTGCAGTTCACCAAGCTGCCCTTCACCTTCTACCTGGTGGCAGCCTTCATGTACCTGGGCCTGACCATCCTCTCGATGATCGGCATGCACTTCCTGGAAAAACGTGCCGCTCGCGGTTTTGTGAGGACCACATAA
- a CDS encoding DNA methylase translates to MKSHSTSFDNIAISNPKLYKAPKASQESRVFPYYAGYSSEFSSNILSTLKPTRNALVFDPWNGSGTTTTSAYSQGFDCIGFDLNPAMVLVAKARLLSPLERPSLISIAKSLIDQSQLSIGALTISDGEPLLKWFNTGSTVALRNLETRINNLLISNGTYIQLNNNKAMDQVSSLAAFFYVALFRTTRKLLLDFIPSNPTWVKQPKTKLNRKRPSQSTIYTVFLDEIRSLSLLYGLNDFKSREADSTVCLKIGNAENIALNNESVDAIISSPPYCTRIDYAVSTAIELAVIRCEQSDFDTLRRGLTGTSTVQRIAPTLESKWGSTCALFLERLYNHQSHASKGYYFKNHLQYFSSLSRSIEEISRILKHGSPCFLVVQDSHYKEVHNDVPTIVTEMASHSGLTIVRRDDFKASRSMVDVNLKSKKYLNTRNTTESVLCFQKN, encoded by the coding sequence ATGAAGTCTCATTCGACCTCTTTCGACAATATAGCGATTTCTAATCCAAAGCTTTACAAAGCCCCTAAGGCATCGCAAGAGTCTAGAGTTTTTCCTTACTACGCCGGCTACTCCAGCGAGTTCTCTAGCAATATATTGTCTACATTGAAGCCGACTCGAAACGCTTTGGTATTTGACCCATGGAATGGTAGTGGAACAACTACAACTTCTGCGTATTCGCAGGGTTTCGACTGCATTGGCTTTGACTTAAACCCTGCAATGGTTCTAGTCGCCAAGGCACGCCTACTATCTCCACTAGAGCGCCCCAGCCTGATTTCAATTGCTAAATCATTAATTGATCAGTCGCAACTTAGCATAGGGGCGCTCACGATAAGCGATGGCGAGCCTCTACTAAAATGGTTTAACACCGGAAGTACTGTTGCTCTCCGAAACTTAGAAACCAGAATTAACAATCTGTTAATATCGAACGGAACATATATCCAGCTAAACAACAATAAGGCCATGGATCAAGTCTCGTCGCTAGCCGCTTTTTTTTACGTAGCACTGTTCCGTACCACGCGAAAGCTGCTTCTAGACTTTATACCTTCAAACCCAACCTGGGTAAAGCAACCTAAAACAAAGTTGAACCGCAAGCGCCCATCTCAAAGCACTATTTATACGGTATTTTTAGACGAAATCAGAAGCTTGAGTTTGCTCTATGGACTTAACGACTTTAAGTCTCGCGAGGCTGATTCAACTGTATGCTTAAAAATTGGGAACGCAGAAAACATTGCACTCAATAATGAGTCAGTCGATGCAATTATATCGTCCCCGCCATACTGCACTCGAATAGATTACGCAGTATCTACCGCCATAGAACTTGCGGTTATCCGATGCGAACAGTCCGATTTTGACACACTCCGCAGAGGACTTACTGGAACATCTACAGTGCAACGTATTGCACCAACCCTTGAGAGCAAATGGGGCTCTACTTGCGCTCTATTCTTAGAAAGACTGTATAACCACCAGTCGCACGCCTCGAAAGGTTACTACTTCAAAAATCATTTGCAATATTTTTCCTCATTATCTCGATCAATCGAAGAAATTTCTAGAATCTTGAAGCATGGAAGTCCCTGTTTTTTAGTGGTGCAAGACTCTCACTATAAAGAAGTCCATAACGATGTACCCACGATAGTTACCGAAATGGCAAGCCATTCAGGACTAACCATTGTGCGAAGAGATGATTTTAAGGCTTCAAGATCAATGGTTGATGTAAACCTTAAGTCCAAGAAATATCTCAACACCAGGAACACTACTGAGAGTGTTCTATGCTTTCAAAAAAACTAG
- a CDS encoding FMN-dependent NADH-azoreductase produces MSRVLLLNFSPHGKAARGYQLAADVLQGLPGVSALVERQLGSEPLPLVSGAYATAVTTLDRQAAAVEVSEQQIVELENSDLLVLCTPLHNFTLPAALKLWVDHVVRIQRSFGGDGAGRKVGLLRDRPTFVLVSSGGFIQGEKANQPDFLTPCLTAQLDCVGIRQVRFIYLQGSVRGDEAVRLEMVEARRLFLEGVLAVVG; encoded by the coding sequence ATGAGTCGAGTGTTGTTGCTGAATTTCAGTCCCCACGGCAAGGCGGCTCGTGGCTATCAGTTGGCCGCCGATGTGTTGCAGGGTCTGCCGGGTGTCTCGGCGCTGGTCGAGCGGCAGTTGGGGAGCGAGCCACTGCCGCTGGTGAGCGGTGCCTACGCGACGGCCGTCACCACGCTGGATCGCCAGGCTGCGGCTGTCGAGGTCTCCGAGCAGCAGATCGTCGAGCTGGAGAACAGCGATCTGTTGGTGCTGTGTACGCCGCTACACAACTTCACGCTGCCGGCAGCGTTGAAGCTGTGGGTCGATCATGTGGTGCGGATTCAGCGCAGTTTCGGCGGCGATGGGGCAGGGCGGAAAGTCGGGCTGCTTAGGGACCGGCCAACCTTCGTGCTGGTCAGTTCCGGTGGTTTCATCCAGGGCGAGAAGGCCAACCAGCCGGATTTCCTGACCCCTTGCCTGACGGCGCAGCTGGATTGCGTGGGGATTCGGCAGGTGAGGTTTATCTATCTGCAGGGATCCGTGCGTGGGGATGAGGCGGTGCGCCTGGAGATGGTCGAGGCCAGGAGATTGTTTCTTGAGGGGGTGTTGGCGGTGGTGGGTTGA
- a CDS encoding methyltransferase, which translates to MHPILQGHTLQTRFQALDTFLSAHQHLWSPRPFTHLQLPWETEHPQLATWLRQRSLEEAENSHNHPEQLGAPAPFPALAAESAALASVGNLPDKSLPAASPRLNVDVPGRKWQQIEAFAACLDFTHTPGHWLDWCSGKGHLGRRLLQPGQQLTCLEYDPALVASGARLSQHHHLSAQHVQQDVMATEAAQRLDAGHTPVALHACGDLHVRLMQLASRAGCGQLAIAPCCYNRISASHYQPLSIAAKASGLQLSLEDLALPLSETVTAGNRVRRQRDHSMARRLAFDLLQRQLRDSDDYLPTPSLPSAWLDKPFADYCRDLAALKELSTVGEQDWAQLEAAGWQRLAEVRNLELLRGLFRRPLELWLVLDRALYLEEQGYRVRLGQFCESPLTPRNLMLLAERD; encoded by the coding sequence ATGCACCCCATCCTCCAAGGCCACACCCTGCAAACTCGCTTCCAGGCCCTGGACACCTTCCTGTCGGCTCACCAGCACCTCTGGAGCCCACGGCCCTTCACCCACCTGCAACTGCCGTGGGAAACCGAACATCCGCAACTCGCCACCTGGCTCCGCCAGCGCAGCCTCGAAGAGGCCGAAAACAGTCACAACCATCCCGAGCAACTTGGCGCCCCAGCGCCGTTCCCGGCACTGGCTGCCGAGTCCGCAGCCCTGGCCAGCGTCGGCAACCTCCCGGACAAATCGCTGCCGGCCGCCAGCCCACGCCTCAACGTCGATGTCCCCGGTCGCAAATGGCAGCAGATCGAAGCCTTCGCCGCCTGCCTCGATTTCACCCACACTCCCGGCCACTGGCTCGACTGGTGCTCGGGCAAGGGCCACCTCGGTCGTCGACTGCTGCAACCCGGCCAGCAACTGACCTGCCTGGAATACGACCCGGCCCTGGTCGCCAGCGGCGCCCGCCTGAGCCAGCATCACCACCTGTCTGCCCAGCATGTCCAGCAGGACGTCATGGCCACCGAAGCCGCCCAGCGCCTGGATGCCGGCCACACACCAGTGGCCCTGCACGCCTGCGGCGACCTGCACGTGCGCCTGATGCAACTCGCCAGCCGCGCCGGCTGTGGACAACTGGCCATCGCCCCATGCTGCTACAACCGCATCAGCGCCAGCCACTACCAACCCTTATCCATCGCCGCCAAGGCCTCCGGGCTGCAATTGTCGCTGGAGGACCTGGCCCTGCCCCTGAGTGAAACCGTCACTGCGGGCAATCGGGTACGCCGCCAGCGCGACCACTCCATGGCTCGTCGCCTGGCCTTCGACCTGCTGCAACGCCAGTTGCGCGATAGCGACGACTACCTGCCCACGCCCTCGCTGCCCAGCGCCTGGCTGGACAAGCCCTTCGCCGACTACTGCCGCGACCTGGCCGCGCTCAAGGAGTTATCCACAGTCGGCGAGCAGGATTGGGCGCAACTGGAAGCCGCCGGCTGGCAACGATTGGCCGAAGTGCGCAACCTGGAACTGCTGCGCGGCCTGTTCCGCCGCCCACTGGAGCTCTGGCTGGTGCTTGATCGGGCGCTGTATCTGGAAGAACAGGGCTACCGCGTACGCCTCGGTCAGTTCTGCGAAAGCCCACTGACACCACGCAACCTGATGCTGCTGGCCGAACGCGACTAA
- a CDS encoding GNAT family N-acetyltransferase — MDSDLEYQLIESEADCRECFAVMRELRPHLGDEQSFAEQVFRQGEQGYRLLALRERGWVIGLAGFRVTENFLYGRFVYVDDLVVSAAQQRRELGAGLLEAVRRHTRALGYRYLVLDTGLHMPLAQRFYFRQGMLAKGMHFFQDLEPAV, encoded by the coding sequence GTGGACAGTGATCTGGAGTATCAACTGATCGAAAGCGAAGCCGATTGCCGCGAGTGCTTTGCCGTGATGCGCGAGTTGCGCCCGCACCTGGGCGACGAGCAGTCCTTCGCCGAACAGGTGTTCCGCCAGGGCGAGCAAGGTTATCGCCTGCTGGCGCTGCGTGAGCGGGGATGGGTGATCGGGCTGGCCGGCTTCCGGGTGACGGAGAATTTTCTCTATGGGCGCTTCGTCTATGTCGATGATCTGGTGGTGAGCGCCGCGCAGCAGCGGCGTGAGCTGGGAGCCGGGCTGCTGGAGGCGGTACGACGGCACACTCGGGCGCTGGGCTATCGTTACCTGGTGCTCGATACTGGCCTGCACATGCCGTTGGCGCAGCGTTTCTACTTCCGGCAGGGGATGCTGGCCAAGGGGATGCACTTCTTTCAGGACCTGGAGCCCGCCGTATGA